AGCATTTTGTGTTCTCCCCAATGTTTGCACTGAATTTGGATGAAATGTCTTTTGATGCTAGCTGCTGGACAACTCTCCCGTTTGAAGAAATGCAATAGTAAGTTGGATATTTTTATATGAatatcatttaaatttttagtttctatGTTCCTAGAGAGCTGTTCTACGAAGATGCCGTATTGGAAATGATGGAAGTGAAGCCAAATGACGTGGAGACGACATTTATCATTTGCAGTATTTGCTTTCACTTGACtggtgaattttttaaaagttcaaaaaaattagtttaaagtTAAGCGCGTAGCAAATTCATTTTCCGGTGTTTGGATATCATTTCTTAACAGAAATTATGTTGTAACTTGTGGCTTTTAAAAGCCCAAACGAAATGACGAATGactgttgaaattttttttattttcaggcaaaCGATTCGGTGGCGAAATCCAAGAAAAGATGGACCACTTACAAGACGTTTTATCAAACGACCTTCACGAGTATtacctgaaaaacaaaaactccaTGTACCTTCGGAGGCTAAAACAGTTAATGAGAATCAAAGAGAATTTTCTGAAGCTGAGAAGTGCTCGAATggataaatatgaaattggCGGATTTTTCAACTCATTCAACCCACGAATTTCAAACCCGGAGTTTTTTGAGGTGTTATCTTAACTGTATTTTCGATGTGAAGTTGTAGTACTATTATTGTgtgcaacattttttatacaagGAAAACATCAGTCAAATATGTTTTGAACCTACATCATAGTAGATTTACTTTCAGACTTATGTTAAATTTCAAGGTTTCGAAATAGTGGCAATATGAGGTATAGGCTGAGTAGATCTTTTAGATCGTCGACTatcctcaatttttgattgtcttctaactaaaatttcaatgacaATAATTGATTCAATTGCTCTTCCGACTTGCTTCAGCATTGCAGTAACTGGTCCTGTAGTCGTGTAGGCTATCAACGGAGAATTGGGAAACTCGTGAGCCACAAACGATGGAACAAAGTCgaagaagaaaatcaaaaaagcgTCGAGAAGAGCTAGTCGATTGGCCTGAAATGTTTCCAAACTTGTTGAATTGATATcattattttaattctaaGACCTTACTCTTTTCGTAACTCCAGAGTTTTgcagagtttttgaaaaaagcattAGCTTAATGCAAAGAATTATTGTGAAGAATATGATCACAGGAAATATAACAGACTTATAAGTGGTCCACCAATTATATGCACAAGTATTCAAGGTGCATGGGAACGTTGTACAACTGTCTGGgatatgttttaaattttttccacaaattatgaaaataacaAAGTCCTCGACAATGAGAAATATAAATGGAGGAATGTAGAATAGTAGGTTTGAAATTCGAGGTCGAGCCACGTGATATTTAATAGGTAGGTAAGTTGCCTGTAATggttaaagggggagtagagttggtgggtattttgcttaaatagactaaaactggtccaaaaacaacgaatttcataatgagacttcacaaaaaatttccaaaaattttttatggtaggccacaatttcgaaaaaaaaagagccacattttgctaaaatctgaaatttcttggCACAGCTGctggattttagtttttctgaaattatcattctttaatccttattttggtaatttatctcgcGGAAATTTGTTGATTCAGACAACTTTTGAGCCGATAGGCatccaaaaattatcaaaattggaTCAGCGAATTTCCAcgagataaattaccaaaataagtATTAGAgggtgataatttcagaaaaactaaaatccagCAGCTGTGACATAGAAAAgtgtgcgaaatttcagattttagcaaaatttggctcttttttttcgaaattttgacctaccataaaaaaatttttggaaatttttttgtgaagtctcatGACTTTCGGTGGTTTTGGACCAGTTTTAGTATATTTAAGCAAAActcccacaaactctactccccctttaagtTTTTGGTTCATAATAGTAAAATACGAAAATATCAAAGATTCGATAAATTTTAGGCTTGGTTAGACTTCATTTcctcttgattttttggatcagaatttttcaatgtttgagTATTAAGAGGTGAGTGTTAAGttcatttgaataatttttttgtttgcaaagttattgaaaaaaaatgaaagtagaAAGTTCGTGTTTTGCTTTCCACGAAAGTTGTATTCTCATTAGCCCTTGTTAAGCTAGAAGAACAGCTAATGAGAAAGctttttagtatttttagaACTTATAGATCAGAATATCATCTATATTTACTTTAGAGATATCTGATTCTCATAGTCAgatatttcagtattttttccagaatttatGCAAAAAGCGCAAGTTATGAAAAGAAGACTACAAGTACTTAGTTATTTTCAACACAAACGTGACAACAATTTCAGCTCACCAAAAGTCTATCCATGACAATTATGAGAACTATAAAGGTTCTTGCAGCGCTTATATTTGAAAACGGTAGGCCTAACCAAAAAAGGtcagaatttgaaatgaaaaatgaagaaccATATATTGTGAAGCCCAGGATGAAGAACGAGTATAAgaagtctttaaaaaatttgttgagtacaaatttgtaaaataaaaaagcagCAAACTTACAAGACAATCCGAACAAAACATCAATGtgaaatcgaaaataaaacaaaacaatttcctttcttctttttcttgtgCTAAATATTAAGAATATATTTCCAAGGATTACCACAATCGAGGCAACAGTGCCAATAAATGTAATAACAAACGCTGAGGTGTTCATGGAGAGAGGGTACACTGAAAGTATTTTTTGTGCATCTCACAGACTTTACGCACCAGGCGTGAGAGCTTGTCTCATTAGTTGGGGAGGGGAAAACCCAAAGAATAAAGAACTTCAGACTTATGACAGTCAGAATGAGCCAGCATGTGAGAACTTCGGGAATGTTTGTAAGATCGCCTAGAGTTTTTAGTATAGTGATTTGTAGGTTTTGAGAATATACTCACAATGATCGTGTGAGTTTGTAGTGTTAGATCAATCGGATCAGAGCTTTTCAGAACTTGAAGTATAGtatattataaaacaaaattgagaaCGAAAAACTCCAAGAGCACTACACGGCCGATGAATTTTCCTTGTCCGTGCTTTcgttaggccattttttgaattggcaAACCGAGTTTTCTAGTCCccggaattttaatttaggcCACCAGCGAGCTCGTGACTGCATATATTGTCTGGGCCTTAAAAAAGTCACTCATACAAAGGAACCTATTCACACCACGGGGACAGAGTCcttgtgatattttttggtACGTATATATTGGTTTCAGGCTGTCTCATCGCGGgttgatctaccaaaaatgcgggaataattttccagaaaaattgtgacgtcagcacgctcttaaccatacaaaatcagatgagatgtctgaGTTTCttccccgcattttttgaagatcaaagcgaaatagGACTTTCTGAATCCACGTGGTATAGTAGATTATTACGGCGgtcgacaatttccgagtttagCCACTCACTATACCTTTTCTACATTTTACAACTTGCTGTTCTGTCACAAAATGGCCAGGAAAGTCGTTTACTTGCGCCCCTCTGATTTGTGAACAGGGACCTATATCTGCCTATTATATAAAATCgtaaaaagttagtttcagaaaaacatattttatttttaaaaaatagagatCATTCTCAACAGGGAACATGAAAGTATTCTTGGTGCGTACATTGAGAAAACTCCATATTGATGACTTTAAAGACTCCGCCAATTTCATACTTC
This is a stretch of genomic DNA from Caenorhabditis elegans chromosome V. It encodes these proteins:
- the srbc-41 gene encoding Serpentine Receptor, class BC (Class B-like) (Partially confirmed by transcript evidence) — its product is MNTSAFVITFIGTVASIVVILGNIFLIFSTRKRRKEIVLFYFRFHIDVLFGLSYFLYSFFILGFTIYGSSFFISNSDLFWLGLPFSNISAARTFIVLIIVMDRLLATYLPIKYHVARPRISNLLFYIPPFIFLIVEDFVIFIICGKNLKHIPDSCTTFPCTLNTCAYNWWTTYKSVIFPVIIFFTIILCIKLMLFSKTLQNSGVTKRANRLALLDAFLIFFFDFVPSFVAHEFPNSPLIAYTTTGPVTAMLKQVGRAIESIIVIEILVRRQSKIEDSRRSKRSTQPIPHIATISKP